The DNA segment TTAGTGAGGATGGCATAGAATTTTTCGCGGTCTGTTTTAATTGTGGCCTGCTGTGCCGATAATGAGTTTTTTAAGAAAATCTTTATCCCTTTTTGTTCTGCCTCCGGCTTGAAGAAGGTGAATATGTATTCGGTCTGCTCGTTTATATTAGTTTCAGAAATACAAATTTCCATTTGTCCCGATTCTAGTTTTGAGATACTAATGATATCGTTAACTATATTGAGCATGCGAACACCACTTTTCTCTATAATGCTAATATACTTTTGCTGTTCTTCTGCTGTCAGCTTCGGGTTTTTCATAAGTTCGGTAAAACCCAGAATACCATTCATGGGAGTCCGTATTTCGTGGCTCATGTTGGCAAGAAAAGCTGTTTTCAAACGGTTACTCTCTTCGGCGTGTTCTTTTGCCATAATTAATTCTGCAACTCGCTTTTCTTTCTCCTCGTTTTGAAACAGAAACTCTTTGCTATCCATTCCGTATTTTATTTTGTAGATCTGTCTTGCTTGTTCGGCCAATATTCCTTTGGCGTTCTTCTTTAAAGCATTGCTTACAGTAACTCTATGGCATCCAAGTATTTTTGCTATTTCATTTATATAACCATGAGGAGGAGGTACAACTCTTGATATATTTGTTATATTTGTTGACATGTTACATATGTTAGTTATATGCAATATAGAGTATTGTTCTGTAATTGCAAAAAATATTAGAGCTAATTTCTGTAATACTTTTTAAAATATTTGCATATGTCTGTAAAAGAACGAATTAAGGTTTTCTTGGAATATAAAAAAATGAGCCAGGCTGCTTTCGAAAAACAGTGTGGCCTGTCAAATGGGTATGTGAACAATATTAGAAGGTCTATCAGCGATAATATATTACAGAAGGTCGTTCTAACATTTCCGGAGTTGAATCCAGTGTGGTTAAGAATGGGGGAGGGAAAGATGTTGTTGAAAGAAGAAGAGATTGTCCCGCACAAAAATGATCAGCCGAGAATTTTGACCGATATGGCTATAGAATATATGACTCTTCCTGTTGATATTTTCAAACTTATTCAAACCCAGGCAGAGACAATTCTTTCTCAACAGAGAGTGATTGAAGGGGAACTTACTGCCCGCAAGGATACAAGAAATGCTTAACCAGTGAGCATAATTGTAATTAGAGAAAGAAATTATTGATAGGCAGGAAGCTAAGACGGATGGTAAATGGACAATCAAATACAATTTTTTTTGCATATTAATTATTCCTCTATATCTTTGTCATCCCTTTTAAGAAAGGGCCGTTCTTATTTTTCGGGGTGTGGCGCAGTTGGCTAGCGCACCTGCTTTGGGAGCAGGGGGTCCTCCGTTCGAGTCGGAGTA comes from the Candidatus Cloacimonas sp. genome and includes:
- a CDS encoding helix-turn-helix transcriptional regulator; this translates as MSVKERIKVFLEYKKMSQAAFEKQCGLSNGYVNNIRRSISDNILQKVVLTFPELNPVWLRMGEGKMLLKEEEIVPHKNDQPRILTDMAIEYMTLPVDIFKLIQTQAETILSQQRVIEGELTARKDTRNA
- a CDS encoding ATP-binding protein, translated to MSTNITNISRVVPPPHGYINEIAKILGCHRVTVSNALKKNAKGILAEQARQIYKIKYGMDSKEFLFQNEEKEKRVAELIMAKEHAEESNRLKTAFLANMSHEIRTPMNGILGFTELMKNPKLTAEEQQKYISIIEKSGVRMLNIVNDIISISKLESGQMEICISETNINEQTEYIFTFFKPEAEQKGIKIFLKNSLSAQQATIKTDREKFYAILTNLVKNAIKYSDKGSIRLGYEKKGKYLEFFVKDTGIGIPKDMQKAVFNRFIQADSGDKRAFQGAGLGLSISKAYVEMLGGEIRVESEEGKGSIFYFTIPYNKDPEEKVVVENIVPADETENHVKSLKILIADDDEISEMLITRAIKI